The sequence below is a genomic window from Verrucomicrobiota bacterium.
CCGTCGCGCAGGCGCTCGACCACATCCGCACCCAGGGCGTCGGCGAGAAGATCATCTATTTCTACGTCGTGGACGCCGACGGCTGTCTCGCGGGGGTGCTCCCGACGCGCCGCCTGCTCACCGGCGTGCTCGACCAGCGCATCCGCGACCTCATGATCGAGCGTGTCATCGCCATCCCGCACACGGCCACGGTCATGGACGCCTGCGAGCTCTTCCTCTGCCACAAGTTCCTCGCGTTTCCCGTGGTGGATGCGGAGCGCAAACTCGTCGGCGTCGTGGATGTTGGCCTCTTCACCGAGGAAGTCGTGGATGTCTCCGAACGCGAGCGCATGGATGACGTGTTTCAAACGATCGGCTTCCGCGTGGCCGAAGTGCAGAACGCCTCGCCCGCAACGGCGTTCCGCTTCCGCTTCCCGTGGCTGCTCGCGACCATCGCGAGCGGAACGGTCTGCGCGATGCTGGCCGGGGCTTACGAAACGACGCTGGCGGGAAGCCTCGTGCTCGCGTTCTTCCTCACGCTTGTGCTCGGCCTCGGCGAAAGCGTGAGCGCGCAGTCGGTGACGGTGACGGTGCAGGCAATCCACGGGTTGAAGCACACGTGGGCGTGGTTCTGGAGCGCGTTCCGGCGCGAACTCGGGACCGCGTCGCTGCTCGGCGGCACGTGCGGCGCGGCGGTGGTCGCGGTCGTGTGGTTGTGGCGCGGCGAGGCCGCTCCCGCGCTCGTGATCGGCGGCAGCGTGTGCGCGAGCGTGGTGACGGCGAGCCTGCTCGGGGTGGCAATCCCGGCGTTGCTGCACGGGCTCAAGCTCGATCCGAAGATCGCCGCCGGCCCGGTCACGCTCGCGGTGGTGGACATCTTCACGTTGCTCTTTTACTTCAACCTCGCGAGGGTGGCGCTGTAGTCCGATGCACCCGCTGATCCACGAAGCCGCCACGTCACACACGCCCGAGTCGCTCGTTGCGCGACTCGCGGGCGAGCCGGGTGTCGTGCTGCTTCGCAGTCACGGGTCTGACCCGGGACAATCGCGTTACTCGTTCGTCACCGCGCGGCCGATGCTGACGTTCCGCTCGTTCGCGTCGCGCTGCGAGATCACCACCTCGCGGACGCCTGACGCGAGACCGCAAACCCAGTTCGGCAACCCGTGGCGCGTGCTCGACTCGCTGATGTCGCGTTACGAGTTGCTCGACGCCCCCGACTTGCCCTTCCCGCTCGGAGGGTGCTTCGGCTATTGGGGCTACGATCTCAAGAACTTCGTCGAGCCCAAGCTGTCGCGCCGCGCCGTGGACGACCTCGAATTGCCCGACAGTCACGTGGGGTTTCACGACAGCCTCGTCGTGTTCGATCATCGACTCGGAAAGACCTGGATCATCGCGACCGGCCTCGGCGTGGACGGCTCGCGCTCGGAGGAACGGACGAAGCGGCAGTTTGAATTCTGGGAGGAGATACTGGGGCATGAAGACCTTTCCAACTCCCCCTCACCCGCGCTTCCGGCACGCCCACCCCTCACCCCATCCCTCTCCCCCCGTCCGGCGAGGGGAGAGGGTGCCCGAAGGGCGGGTGAGGGGTGCGCGGATGACGGGTTCACGGCCACGGATGGCGCGGTCCGTGTCCGTTCCAACCTCACCCGCGCCGCGTTCCTCGCCCGCGTCGAGCGCGCGCAGCATTACATCCGGCACGGCCACATTTATCAGGTGAACCTGTCGCAGCGGCTCTCGACGCCGAGCGTCCTCGGTGGATGGGAGTTGTTTGAGCGGCTCTGTGACGTTTCGCCCGCGCCGTTCGCGTCGTTTCTGGACTGCGGAGATTTCCAAATCGCGTCGTCGTCGCCTGAGTTGTTCCTGCGGCTGAGCGGCGCGCTCATCGCCACGCGGCCGATCAAGGGCACGCGCCCGCGCTCGACCGACGCGACTCGCGATGCGCAGCTTACCTACGAGTTGCAAACGAGCGCGAAGGAAATGGCCGAACTGGTGATGATCACCGACCTGTTGCGGAACGACCTCGGGCGCGTGTGCGAGTTTGGCAGCGTGCAGGTGCCGGAACTGGTTCGACTGGAGCGGTTCGCGCAGGTGCAGCATCTCGTGAGCACGGTCGAGGGGCGGCTGCGCGCGGGTGTGACGCACTTCGCCGCGCTGGCGTCGTGCTTTCCCGGCGGCAGCATCACGGGCGCGCCGAAATTCCGAGCGATGGAAATCATCGATGAGCTGGAGCCCGTCGCGCGCGGGCCTTACACGGGATGCCACGGCTACCTCGGCTTCAACCGCGAGAGTCAGCTCAGCATCACCATCCGCACGGCGGTGCGCACGACGGACGCCACGCATTTCAACGTCGGCGCCGGCATCGTGGCGGACTCGGTGCCGGAGACGGAATACGAGGAGACGCTTGCGAAGGCTCGCGGCTTCCTCGCCGCGCTCGCGCTGGATGTGCCGCTCAATCCTGCGCCGGCGTTGCGCCGGACTCAATCTCCCGCCTGAGGTCTTCGAGGTCGCCGAGCAGGCACTTCTTCATCGGTCCCATCATCAGCGCGCCCAGCGGGGACATCAGCCTCGCGAAGAACGTGAGCGGCTTCACGACCCTCGTCACGGTAACCCTCGTGCCGCCGTTTTCCGGGATGAAGTCGAACGTCGTCTTGTATTCCGCGCCGCAGGACTCGCAGCCGGCCGTGTCGGCAATGGGGGTTGCTGCGAAACCCTAATCAGCCGCGCGCGGAAGTGGCGAGCGCAAGTTGCCGGTGGCAGGAAGTTTCCTCGGCGCGGCCGCCTTTACGAAAGACACTTGACGCAGGTTGATCGGCTCAAGTTGCTCGATCGTGGACAACACGTTTCGTCCGCCGGCCAATCGCGCCAGCGCGGACGCGTCCGGAAACATCGGCCGGCCTTTCGCGCCGAGGCGCCCGGCCCCGGGGCCGACGCAAACTGCGCTTCCCACCATCGAGCCGGCCTCGTTCGCGCTCATGAGCCGAAGCGGATAAGTCGCGCGCCAGCCCGTGTCGTCGATCTCGTATCCGGCGGCGTAGAAGTCACCGCGTTGCGCGTCGAGCACCGCATGGATCACACCGCGAAGTCCGGCCTCGTGCGCTTGCGCGGCGAGACACTCCACACTGCTCACGCCCTGCACGGAAACGCCGTGCGCGAGTTGCCAGCCCTGGGCCAGTGCGATGGCGGAGCGGATGCCCGTCAACGAGCCGGGCCCGAGGCCAATTGCGATGCACTCCACGGCCTCGCGCTCAACGTGTGCCGCAGTCAACGCTGACGCAACCAGCGCGAGGGAGTGAATGTGCCTCGCGCCTTGCTCGTGGGCTTCGCCCAGCACCACGGGCGGTTTGCCCATCGCGCAGCGGGCGATCGCGACGCTGTGGCGGTCCGATGAAAACTCAAGCGCGAGGATGATCATGAGTGATTTGGCGCACGGAGTCCGAAATGACTTCGAGCCGGGCGGTCATGAGTTGCGGTGGACGTGGCGCGTGGTGCGTGGGGCATGAAAGGTCCGTGAACCAGCGCTCGGCCCACTCCACCACGGTGATGCCGCAGGGGCCGAAGAGGAATTCGTCGAGACCCGCAGCGGCAACTTGCGCGGGCGTGTCCAGCCGGTAGAGATCGATATGAAACAGCGGCAATCGCCCGCCGCGATATTCGTTGAGGAGCGCGAACGTCGGCGAGTGCACGCGCGCCGTGATGCCGAGCCCGCGCGCGAGGCCCTTCACAAGCTGGGTCTTGCCCGCGCCGAGATCGCCGCACAGCGCGATCACGAGCCCTTGCTGTGCCTCGCGGCCCCACTGCTCGCCGAGCGCGAGCGTCTCCTCGGGTGAATGCGTCTGGACGGTTGTCATGCGGCTCCGTTCCCGTCGGATGCGAAATGCTCGAAACTGCGTGCGGCCAGGCTCCGCACACCGCGCTCATCACGAAGCCGCAGCCCCGGTTCGGCGGTGACTTTGCCGATGCACGTGAGCCGCACGTCGGTGAACTCCCGCTTCCACGCGTCCGTCAGCGGGACGGCATCGGCGCCGGCGACGGTGAACAGCAGTTCGAAGTCCTCGCCGTCCGTGAGTGCTGCGACGATCGGCGGCTTGGCGCGCGAGGACGACTTGGCGCGCAACTTTGCTTCGCGGCTGACCGGGATCGAGGCCGCGCGCAGTTCGGCGCCCACTCCGCTGGAATTGAGGATGTGGCCGAGGTCGCCCGCAAGCCCGTCGCTTACGTCGATCATCGCGTGGATGTGGAAACTGGCCGCGAGCCATCGGGCTTCAGTGAGGCGCGGCTCGAAGTCGAGGTGACGCCCCCCTAGCGAGCCTCCGAGCGTGCCGGTGACAAAGATCGCATCGCCGGGTTTCGCGCCGGAGCGTAGGAGGCATTTGTCCTTCGGCACGGTGCCAAGCAGGGCGACGGAGAGGATCAACCCGGCTGGATTCGAGGTCGTTTCGCCGCCGACGATTGCGACGTTGTGCTGCTCCGCGAGCGCGCGGAGGCCGCCATAGATGGCCTCCACCCGGGCCGGGTCGAAGTGCGGTGGGAGCCCGAGCGTAACGAGCGCGTGGGCAGGCGTGCCGGCCATCGCGGCGATGTCGCTGAGGCATCGCGCGAGCGCCTTGCGGCCGATTTTCCCGGGCGGGGTTCGAGCCTCGAAGTGGACGCCCTCGACTACGGCGTCGGTCTTGAACAGCACCCACGAGCCGGTCAAGCCGAGGTCGAGCACCGCGCAGTCGTCGCCCACGCCGCGCACGACGGACGCGGGCGCCGGCAGGCCGCGGGTGAGCTTCGCGATGAGCTCAAACTCAGTCATGGATGCGTTGGAAAGGCGCGCGACAACTCCGGTTGAAACGTGAGCAGGAGGTAATTGGCGAGGTTGAAGAGCATGTGCGTGGAGAGGGGCGCGAGCAAATTGCCGGTGCGTTCGTAGAGGAGCGTGAGCAGCAGCGACAAAACAAGGAGCGGGAGGAACGTCATCGCGTTCGCGTGAATGATGGCGAAGAAGAATGAAGTTCCCCAGAGCGCGAGTCGCGGATGACCGAGTTGCTTCACGGCCGGGTAGAGGATTCCGCGGAAGAGCATCTCCTCGACCACGGGTGCGAGCACCAGCGCGGCGAAGGCGGCGTAAGCCTGCTGGTCCGGCGCGACGATGCTCTGGATGGCCTGAACTGTGAACTGCGGCGCGGGAGCTTGCTTGAAATGCGTCATCAACCACGCCGAGAACTCACCGAGGGCCCAGCACACGGGCAGGATGAGCACGCCCGCGAGCAATCCGAATCCAATCGACCGCATGGCATTGCCCGAATCGAATCCAAATGCCTCCCGCGCCTTCATCCCATGGGCGCGAACAAACAGCGCGATGAAGAGCAGCGCAGCCCAGTGGAACCCCACCGTCCCGCCGAGCAGTTGAAGGAATCGGCCCGAACCTGTCTCGTGCAATCCCGGCGGCAGCAGTGCGGCCATCGCGAGTGATACCACCGACATGCTGACCACCACCGCGAGCATCAGGCGGAGGACCAATTCGGGACGCCAGGGTTTTGTTGCGAGCATGGAACAAAGGTATGTCGAATGGCCAATGAGGCAATGCCGCAATCGCGCGTCACGCCGTTGCAAACACTTCCAGATACTTCGCGGTGGTCTGGCCCCACGAAAAATCCGCGGCCATGCCGTGCCGGCGATATTCGCGCATGATGTGCGGGTGATACCACAGCACGAGCGCCTTGCGGATGGCCTTGGTGAGGGCGCGCGCGCTGAACTCGTGCAGCTTGATCGCGTCGGCGCGCGCGGGGTCCTCGGTGGCGTCCACGGTCGAGTCGTCAAGCCCGCCGACGGCGCGCACGATCGGCACCGCGCCGTAGCGCAGCGAATACATCTGGTTCAATCCGCACGGCTCAAAGCGCGACGGCATCAGGAAGAAATCGCTCGCGGCCTCGATGCGGTGCGAAAGGCCGTGGTCGTAGCCAATCTTCACGGCGACCTTCTGCGGGAAGCGCCGGGCAAGCTGCTGATACGCCTTCTCGAACGCCGGCGCGCCGGTGCCGAGCAGCACGAACTGAAAGTCCGCGGGCAGCATCTCCTCGAGCGCGCCGAGCTGGATGTCCACGCCCTTCTGGTCCACGAGCCGCGTGATGCTGGCGAAGAGCGGGATGTCGTCGCGGATGGGCAGGCCGAGCTCGCGCTGGAGGTCGAGCTTGCAGTCGAGTTTGCCCGCGAGGCGGCGGGGCGTGTAAGCGTGCTTGAGGTGCGGGTTTTTCGAGGTGCGCCATTCATCGTAGTCCACGCCGTTCAGGATGCCGGTCAGTTTGTGCTGCCGCGCGCGCAGCACGGGGTCGAGCCCGCAGCCGAATTCCTCCGTGGTGATCTCCCGCGCGTATCGCGGACTCACCGTCGTGACTTGGTCGGCATACACGATTGCGGCCTTGAGGCAGTTGAGTCCGCCGTGGAATTCCACGCCCTCGGGTGTGAAGTATTCCCACGGCAGGCTCGTGAGTTCGTGGGTCTCGCGGCTGAAGTGGCCCTGATACGCGAGGTTGTGAATCGTGAGAACCGTGCGCGGCGCGCGCGAACCGTCGCGCATCGAGAGGTCGCGCAACAGCGCGGGGACGAGGCCGACCTGCCAGTCGTGGATGTGCACGACCTCGGGCTTGAGCGGCAGTGTGCGCGCGAGATGCGCGACGCACTTCGCGAGGAACGTGAACCGCTCCGCGTTGTCGGGATAGTCCACGTTGTTTTCGGCATACAGGGCGGGCCGGTCGAAGAATCCCGGCTGGTCCACGAAGTAAATCGTGAGCCGCGGGTGCGGCTGGAGCGTGAGGATGCGGCCCTGCACGCGCGCCGCGCCAAGCGGGAGGTTCACGACGAGGTCCGTCTGCTGCAAAGGGAACCTGCCGTGGATGCCGCGATACAGCGGCGTGACGACGCCGACGTCGTGGCCTTCATGCGCAAGCGCCTTGGCGAGCGCGCCGACCATGTCCGCGAGGCCGCCCGTCTTGGAATACGGGAAGACTTCGCCGCTGGCCTGGAGAATTCTCACGCGGCGGTCTCCGGTCGGAGGCCGCGGGCGAGCGCGTCGGCGGCGGTGTCGTAACTGGCGAGTGCCGCGGCCTCGCTCTGGGCGTGGAAGCGCACGTCGCGCAGCAAGCCGTCGCGCAAGCTGTAAATCCAGCCGTGCACGTCGAGCGGATGGCCTTGCTGCCACGCTTCGGAAACCACGGAGGTGAGGCACACGTTCATCGCCTGCTCGATCACGTTGAGCTCGCAAAGCCGGTCGGCGCGGGCGTCGTCATCCGCAAGCTCCGCGAGCGTGCGGGCGTTGCGCCGTCGGACGTCCTCGACATGGCGCAGCCAGTTTTCACTGACGCCGACCTGTGTGCCGTTCAATGCGGCGCGCACGCCGCCGCAGCCGTAATGGCCGCACACGATGATGTGCCGCACGCGCAGCACGGCCACCGCAAAGTGGATCACCGAGAGGCAGTTCAGGTCCGTGTGCACAACGACGTTTGCCACGTTGCGGTGGACGAAGAGTTCGCCCGGCAGCAAACCGACGATCTCGTTCGCAGGCACGCGGCTGTCGGCGCAACCGATCCACAGATACTTCGGAGCTTGAAGCTGCGAGAGGTTCTCGAAGAACTTCGGGTTGGCGGCGCGCATCCGGTCCGCCCAGCGGCGATTGTTGGCCAAGAGGTGTGGGAGCTGGCTCATTCGGCTTGATCGGGGGTTGGATTCTCAGCCGCGCGTCATGCGGGCGCGATGTGGTCGGCTTTGATGAACGCGCGAAGCGGTTCCGGGATCGCAATGCCCCCGTCCGCCTGCTGGTGTGTCTCGATGAGCGCGACAAACAGCCGCGCGAGCGCGGTCCCGCTCCCGTTGAGCAGATGCGGGAAGACATTCTGCCCGTCGGCCTCGCGCTTGAAGCGAAGGTTCATGCGGCGGGGCTGGAAGTCCTCGCAGTTGGAGCAGCTCGAGACTTCGAGCCACGCGTCCTGTCCGGGCGCCCACACCTCGATGTCGTAGGTCTTCGCGCTCGCGAAGCCCATGTCG
It includes:
- a CDS encoding magnesium transporter; translation: MESKPDPLVQPVTSLARRDFTALPQELTVAQALDHIRTQGVGEKIIYFYVVDADGCLAGVLPTRRLLTGVLDQRIRDLMIERVIAIPHTATVMDACELFLCHKFLAFPVVDAERKLVGVVDVGLFTEEVVDVSERERMDDVFQTIGFRVAEVQNASPATAFRFRFPWLLATIASGTVCAMLAGAYETTLAGSLVLAFFLTLVLGLGESVSAQSVTVTVQAIHGLKHTWAWFWSAFRRELGTASLLGGTCGAAVVAVVWLWRGEAAPALVIGGSVCASVVTASLLGVAIPALLHGLKLDPKIAAGPVTLAVVDIFTLLFYFNLARVAL
- a CDS encoding anthranilate synthase component I family protein; translation: MHPLIHEAATSHTPESLVARLAGEPGVVLLRSHGSDPGQSRYSFVTARPMLTFRSFASRCEITTSRTPDARPQTQFGNPWRVLDSLMSRYELLDAPDLPFPLGGCFGYWGYDLKNFVEPKLSRRAVDDLELPDSHVGFHDSLVVFDHRLGKTWIIATGLGVDGSRSEERTKRQFEFWEEILGHEDLSNSPSPALPARPPLTPSLSPRPARGEGARRAGEGCADDGFTATDGAVRVRSNLTRAAFLARVERAQHYIRHGHIYQVNLSQRLSTPSVLGGWELFERLCDVSPAPFASFLDCGDFQIASSSPELFLRLSGALIATRPIKGTRPRSTDATRDAQLTYELQTSAKEMAELVMITDLLRNDLGRVCEFGSVQVPELVRLERFAQVQHLVSTVEGRLRAGVTHFAALASCFPGGSITGAPKFRAMEIIDELEPVARGPYTGCHGYLGFNRESQLSITIRTAVRTTDATHFNVGAGIVADSVPETEYEETLAKARGFLAALALDVPLNPAPALRRTQSPA
- the tsaB gene encoding tRNA (adenosine(37)-N6)-threonylcarbamoyltransferase complex dimerization subunit type 1 TsaB, with protein sequence MIILALEFSSDRHSVAIARCAMGKPPVVLGEAHEQGARHIHSLALVASALTAAHVEREAVECIAIGLGPGSLTGIRSAIALAQGWQLAHGVSVQGVSSVECLAAQAHEAGLRGVIHAVLDAQRGDFYAAGYEIDDTGWRATYPLRLMSANEAGSMVGSAVCVGPGAGRLGAKGRPMFPDASALARLAGGRNVLSTIEQLEPINLRQVSFVKAAAPRKLPATGNLRSPLPRAAD
- the tsaE gene encoding tRNA (adenosine(37)-N6)-threonylcarbamoyltransferase complex ATPase subunit type 1 TsaE — protein: MTTVQTHSPEETLALGEQWGREAQQGLVIALCGDLGAGKTQLVKGLARGLGITARVHSPTFALLNEYRGGRLPLFHIDLYRLDTPAQVAAAGLDEFLFGPCGITVVEWAERWFTDLSCPTHHAPRPPQLMTARLEVISDSVRQITHDHPRA
- a CDS encoding thiamine-monophosphate kinase encodes the protein MTEFELIAKLTRGLPAPASVVRGVGDDCAVLDLGLTGSWVLFKTDAVVEGVHFEARTPPGKIGRKALARCLSDIAAMAGTPAHALVTLGLPPHFDPARVEAIYGGLRALAEQHNVAIVGGETTSNPAGLILSVALLGTVPKDKCLLRSGAKPGDAIFVTGTLGGSLGGRHLDFEPRLTEARWLAASFHIHAMIDVSDGLAGDLGHILNSSGVGAELRAASIPVSREAKLRAKSSSRAKPPIVAALTDGEDFELLFTVAGADAVPLTDAWKREFTDVRLTCIGKVTAEPGLRLRDERGVRSLAARSFEHFASDGNGAA
- a CDS encoding CPBP family intramembrane metalloprotease, with amino-acid sequence MLATKPWRPELVLRLMLAVVVSMSVVSLAMAALLPPGLHETGSGRFLQLLGGTVGFHWAALLFIALFVRAHGMKAREAFGFDSGNAMRSIGFGLLAGVLILPVCWALGEFSAWLMTHFKQAPAPQFTVQAIQSIVAPDQQAYAAFAALVLAPVVEEMLFRGILYPAVKQLGHPRLALWGTSFFFAIIHANAMTFLPLLVLSLLLTLLYERTGNLLAPLSTHMLFNLANYLLLTFQPELSRAFPTHP
- the glgA gene encoding glycogen synthase GlgA, whose protein sequence is MAARPSARRARLDLQLARRLAARRALPRPERGRGTRQLRHRRRRARPRPPTGDRRVRILQASGEVFPYSKTGGLADMVGALAKALAHEGHDVGVVTPLYRGIHGRFPLQQTDLVVNLPLGAARVQGRILTLQPHPRLTIYFVDQPGFFDRPALYAENNVDYPDNAERFTFLAKCVAHLARTLPLKPEVVHIHDWQVGLVPALLRDLSMRDGSRAPRTVLTIHNLAYQGHFSRETHELTSLPWEYFTPEGVEFHGGLNCLKAAIVYADQVTTVSPRYAREITTEEFGCGLDPVLRARQHKLTGILNGVDYDEWRTSKNPHLKHAYTPRRLAGKLDCKLDLQRELGLPIRDDIPLFASITRLVDQKGVDIQLGALEEMLPADFQFVLLGTGAPAFEKAYQQLARRFPQKVAVKIGYDHGLSHRIEAASDFFLMPSRFEPCGLNQMYSLRYGAVPIVRAVGGLDDSTVDATEDPARADAIKLHEFSARALTKAIRKALVLWYHPHIMREYRRHGMAADFSWGQTTAKYLEVFATA
- a CDS encoding carbonate dehydratase, coding for MSQLPHLLANNRRWADRMRAANPKFFENLSQLQAPKYLWIGCADSRVPANEIVGLLPGELFVHRNVANVVVHTDLNCLSVIHFAVAVLRVRHIIVCGHYGCGGVRAALNGTQVGVSENWLRHVEDVRRRNARTLAELADDDARADRLCELNVIEQAMNVCLTSVVSEAWQQGHPLDVHGWIYSLRDGLLRDVRFHAQSEAAALASYDTAADALARGLRPETAA